A single window of Rhipicephalus microplus isolate Deutch F79 chromosome 5, USDA_Rmic, whole genome shotgun sequence DNA harbors:
- the LOC119175017 gene encoding fibroblast growth factor receptor 3, producing the protein MVEQRRIKCVILLIASGFTIGAENNLIDSFYQSEHESAPRFSNPAKMENAIKVQPTGGSVRLSCRATGVPEPQVAWFKNGQRLKFAPSNRENAQRFALTLTNLVRNDSGEYTCVVSNRLGSVQWTYTVEVHERFIPTPKIVCPFNNVTVAEGGSLSITCDVYSHLTAFVRWIKHYHINGSYFDRNGAPYAKLVKDAALADVTDPHTLTLHNVTLADSGFFSILASSPSGASHKTIEVLVVPKPFPGL; encoded by the coding sequence ATGGTGGAACAGCGTCGAATCAAATGCGTCATTCTGCTAATCGCGAGTGGCTTCACTATCGGCGCAGAAAACAACCTGATCGACTCCTTCTACCAAAGCGAGCACGAGTCAGCACCTCGGTTTTCGAACCCTGCAAAGATGGAGAACGCAATCAAAGTGCAGCCGACAGGCGGCAGCGTTAGACTAAGCTGCCGAGCGACGGGCGTGCCAGAGCCCCAGGTGGCGTGGTTCAAGAACGGCCAGCGGCTAAAGTTCGCCCCCTCCAACCGCGAAAACGCTcagaggttcgcactgacgctcaCGAACCTCGTCCGTAACGACAGCGGCGAATACACGTGCGTCGTCTCCAACCGACTCGGCTCCGTACAGTGGACGTACACGGTGGAAGTTCACGAGCGCTTCATACCAACGCCGAAGATAGTGTGCCCGTTCAACAACGTCACCGTGGCAGAAGGAGGCAGCCTGAGCATCACTTGCGACGTCTACAGCCACCTGACGGCATTCGTGCGCTGGATCAAGCACTACCACATCAATGGGAGCTACTTCGACCGTAATGGAGCGCCGTACGCCAAGTTGGTCAAAGACGCGGCTCTCGCCGATGTCACGGACCCCCACACGCTTACGCTGCATAATGTCACGCTCGCCGActccggttttttctccatactGGCCAGCTCGCCATCGGGGGCTTCACACAAGACGATAGAGGTCCTCGTCGTGCCAAAGCCTTTTCCGGGATTGTGA